The sequence CTGATTTCTATTTTTTTGATAATTTTGAGAAATTTTTAGGTAAAGACTTACCTTTATATAAGCAATCTATAAAAGACTATTAAAAAAATGAAGATAGCAGCGATAGACATAGGGAGTAATGCAGCCCGCCTTCTCATCAATGAAGTAAAGATAAATAATAAAAAGCCGGAATTCATTAAACTCAACCTTCTTAGAATCCCTCTGAGATTGGGTATGGACGTATTTACCATAGGAAAAATAGGTCCCGAAAGAGAAAAAATGGTTGTTGATTCTATGAAGATTTTCAGCGACCTGATGAAGATCTACAAAGTAGACCATTACAGAGCCTGTGCCACCAGTGCCATGCGTGATGCTGCCAATGGTGATGAAATTATCAGGCAAGTGCAGGAAGCTTCCGGTATCAATATTGAAATTATTTCCGGAGATGAAGAAGCTACCTTGATTTATGAAAACCATGTAGCAGAAGGTCTTGACAAAGAGTTTGCTTATTTATATATTGACGTAGGAGGAGGTTCCACAGAGCTTACCTTCTATGAAAACGGTAAAATGGTCTATGAAAGATCTTTCAATATCGGAACAATCCGTCTTCTTAACAATCTTGTTACCATAGAAAACTGGAAGGAAATGAGGGAAGAAATTAAAAAGAATATTGTCAGCAAAAAACCAATTGTGGCCATCGGATCAGGAGGTAATATCAATAAGGTATTCTCCATGAGCAAAACTAAAGACGGCAAACCAATGTCTTTAGCCCATCTGAAAAAGGTTCACAAAGAATTTAATGAGCTTTCTGTAGAAGAAAGAATGACAAAACATAGCCTTAGGGAAGACAGAGCCGATGTATTGGTTCATGCTTTAAGTATTTTCAACAACGTAATGGCCTGGTCGGATATCAATAAAATTTTTGTTCCGAAAATTTCCGTTGCAGATGGATTAATCCAGAATATTTACAGCCAATTACAACATAAGAAATAGTTTTAAAACATACTTTCATCAAAACCGGACAATTGTTGTTCGGTTTTATTTTTTAGAAGCTATTCCTGCTTTCCACTATATCTTTTTCACCCTCATCTTCAAAAGCCATACAGAAAAAGGATGCCGTTTCAATCAGGGCTAAAATCTTATCGCTCATCACCTACTTTTGCCGTTCATTACTAATGTGACGAAGCCAATCTCAACATCATTACAAACAGAAAATTACACCCCAAATCATCACGTTATTTAGCTTTTGGCTAAAGCTCATCCTTATTGATATTGATGTCCGTATGGAGAATAGGTATTTAACGGCAATACTTTTTACTTTTTACTTTTTACTTTTTACTTTTTACTTTTTACTTTTTACTTTATCTAAAAAAAAATAAAGTAATTCTCTACCCTTATTCGTCATACAACTATCAATAGCAAAACAATGAACTCAATCAAAATAATTCTTACAGGAGCTACCGGAATGGTAGGCGAAGGTGTTTTAATGGAATGCCTTGAAAATCCCAATGTATCTGAGATCCTGAGTGTCAGTCGAAAACCATCAGGAAAAAAGCATCCTAAACTGAAAGAATATCTCGTTCCGGACTTTTTATCCATCGATATCCATGATGAAAATCTCAAAGGTTATGATGCCTGTTTCTTTTGTGCAGGAATAAGCAGCGTGGGGATGAATGAAGAAGATTACACCAAAATCACTTACGAAACCACGATACATTTTGCAGAAGCTGTTTTACATCAAAATCCCGAAATAGTATTCAATTACGTATCCGGAGCCAGTACCGACAGCACTGAAAGCGGAAAATTGATGTGGGCACGAGTGAAAGGCAGAACAGAAAACACCTTAAAAAGAATGAGTTTTAAAGGAGCTTATAATTTCAGACCTGGATTTATGAAACCTGTTGAGGGCCAAATTAATGTGAAATGGTTTTTCAAACCTTTTATTTGGTTTTTTCCTATTTTTTTACCATCAAAATCACTAACTTTACATGAAGTTGGAAAAGCAATGATCAATGCTGTCAAAAAAGGCTATCCTTCTTCAACTTTAGAAATTCGAGATATTAAAAATTTAGCGATATGAGAGACATGTTAAAAAGAATTGTTCTGGTTATTTTTGTACTCTTGGTTCTGACTGCAGTTTCAGGGTTTCTGTATATGCAAAAACATCCTCTGGAAGGAGCTAAATCAGGAACAATGTTAAACTTTTCAGGTAAAACTGCAAAATAACTGAATCTCAATACCGTAATTCTATTTATTATCAGAAAAAGACCTATTTTTTAAACATTTCTTAAAATTCTATTAAAATAGTTATCAAACATAAAGTTCATTTTTGTAAATATCTAATTGAAGTCAAAAATGATCAACAACTACCTATTAAAAGGGTCTGTTGTAGCCGCATTCTTTTTTCAGAGCGGACTATTCGGACAGACGCTTATCCATTATTGGAATTTTAACAATAATTCATCCGAAGCCGCCATCACTGCACCTTCATCTACACTGGGCAATGGCTCTCTTGTCTCTATAGCAGGAGGGACAAGCGTAATAGATTTTGCCGGCGGTACCGGACAAAACTTTAATATTGATAATCTCAATGCCAGAAACGGAGATCTATCCGGAACCCATTTAAGATTCAACAATCCTATTGGGGGTGCTTTACAGTTTAATCTGCCAACAACAGGTTACAATAATGTCATCGTAAAGTTTACAACCAGAAGATCAGGACAGGGAGCGGGAACGCAGACATGGTCTTATACAACGGATGGAACTACTTTTGTGCCCTATCAAACTGTTACCCCTCAGGATGCCAATCCACAATTAATTAGTTTTGATTTTTCTGCCGTAGCAGGTGTTTCAAATAACCCCAACTTTAAATTAAAGGTTGAATTCTCTGCAATAGGCGGCGGAACAGGTGGTAACAACCGTTTTGACAACTTTACGGTAGATGCAAGTCCGGCTGGAGGTGTTGATACAACTCCACCAACCACCGCGTATCTTCCAACTAACAATACCAATAACGCTTCAAGTATTATTAATCCTACCATTTCCTTTAATGAAAATGTAAGATTGACCGATAATTCTGCGATCACCGATTCTAATGCACAAAATCTTGTAGACTTCCGTCTAGGAAACGCTACAGGCACCCAAGTTCCCTTCACAACAACTTTTAGCAACAACACCATCACGATCATTCCAACTTCCGGCTTAGTACCGGGCCAAATGTATTATCTGGCGCTTAAACCCAATACGGTTGAAGATTTTAGTGACAATGCAGTAACAGCCATAACATCCTCCACATTTACCACTGCCGGGACCTCTATTTCTCTTGAGAAAAACTTCATCAAAGTGGAAGAGAATGCAGGGACATTGGCTTTCAAAATTAACGTAGCAAATCCTTCTACAGCAACAGTGAATCTGGTTGTAAAACCGGCTCCTTTCAGTACGGCAGACAGCAATGATTTCACACTAGCAAATCAAACCATCAATATCAATCCTTCCACCACGAGCTATACAGTCAATATACCTATTATTGATGATACACTGGAAGAACAAAAAGCAGAATATTTTGTAGTAAGTCTTGAAAACCCAACAGGAGCAACCATTTCAGGAGATCACTCTGCAACCATTTATATTGTAGATAATGATAAGCCAGCACCTGTTCCTTCTCATGAGATTAAACTGAATTATATTGGAAGCTTTGATCCTTCCGGAAACAATAACAGTTCTACAGAAATTGTTGTCCATGATCCGGCAACTCAAAGGCTTTTCACCATCAGCTCTCTTACAGATGTCTTTGATATTATTGATTTCAGTAGTCCTACTACTCCATCGGTAATTAAGACCGTCAATATGGCTTCCTACGGCGGTATCACCAGTATTGCTGTAAAAAATGGGATTATTGCAGCAGCCTCTCCAAATACCAACCCACAACAAAATGGCTCTGTCGTTTTCTTTGATATTAACGGAAATTTCCTGAAACAAGTAACCGTAGGAGCTCTACCGGATATGGTAACCTTTACTCCAGATGGAACAAAAGTGATTACTGCTAATGAAGGAGAGCCTAATGATACTTATACGGTAGATCCTGAAGGAACCATCAGTATTATTGATATTTCAGGAGGTATTGCTAACCTTACCCAAAATAACGTCACTACTCTGAACTTTAATAATTTTGATTCTCAGGTAGCTGCTTTAACCGCTACAGGTTTA is a genomic window of Chryseobacterium nakagawai containing:
- a CDS encoding choice-of-anchor I family protein, whose amino-acid sequence is MINNYLLKGSVVAAFFFQSGLFGQTLIHYWNFNNNSSEAAITAPSSTLGNGSLVSIAGGTSVIDFAGGTGQNFNIDNLNARNGDLSGTHLRFNNPIGGALQFNLPTTGYNNVIVKFTTRRSGQGAGTQTWSYTTDGTTFVPYQTVTPQDANPQLISFDFSAVAGVSNNPNFKLKVEFSAIGGGTGGNNRFDNFTVDASPAGGVDTTPPTTAYLPTNNTNNASSIINPTISFNENVRLTDNSAITDSNAQNLVDFRLGNATGTQVPFTTTFSNNTITIIPTSGLVPGQMYYLALKPNTVEDFSDNAVTAITSSTFTTAGTSISLEKNFIKVEENAGTLAFKINVANPSTATVNLVVKPAPFSTADSNDFTLANQTININPSTTSYTVNIPIIDDTLEEQKAEYFVVSLENPTGATISGDHSATIYIVDNDKPAPVPSHEIKLNYIGSFDPSGNNNSSTEIVVHDPATQRLFTISSLTDVFDIIDFSSPTTPSVIKTVNMASYGGITSIAVKNGIIAAASPNTNPQQNGSVVFFDINGNFLKQVTVGALPDMVTFTPDGTKVITANEGEPNDTYTVDPEGTISIIDISGGIANLTQNNVTTLNFNNFDSQVAALTATGLRKVRTNNTLSQDLEPEYVTVSTDSQKAWVTLQENNAIAEVDLTTKNITGIWGLGKKDMSLPGNGFDASDNNGEILIANWPVKAYYLPDAVQNYKVGNTNYIVTANEGDEKDLPGYSERTTVGANIYTLDPAIFPNADILKASYNLGRFRVSSATGNTDGDADFEEIAALGARSFSIFNADTKQQVYDSGDQFERYIAANHPLIFNADNESNTIKSRSRAKGPEPEGVALGKINGQTYAFITLERTGGVMVYNITNPNNPTFTDYKHSRSTSAYGGDNGPEGIIYIAPENTTTQKGYAIIANEISGTLSMYEVAQSPTLATGEVKSEKETFNLFPNPVNKGNTLYFNRKQDYELYDMSGKLIGKEKNALLINTSTLSTGVYLVKTSEGHLKRVIVK
- a CDS encoding NAD-dependent epimerase/dehydratase family protein, with the translated sequence MNSIKIILTGATGMVGEGVLMECLENPNVSEILSVSRKPSGKKHPKLKEYLVPDFLSIDIHDENLKGYDACFFCAGISSVGMNEEDYTKITYETTIHFAEAVLHQNPEIVFNYVSGASTDSTESGKLMWARVKGRTENTLKRMSFKGAYNFRPGFMKPVEGQINVKWFFKPFIWFFPIFLPSKSLTLHEVGKAMINAVKKGYPSSTLEIRDIKNLAI
- a CDS encoding Ppx/GppA phosphatase family protein; translation: MKIAAIDIGSNAARLLINEVKINNKKPEFIKLNLLRIPLRLGMDVFTIGKIGPEREKMVVDSMKIFSDLMKIYKVDHYRACATSAMRDAANGDEIIRQVQEASGINIEIISGDEEATLIYENHVAEGLDKEFAYLYIDVGGGSTELTFYENGKMVYERSFNIGTIRLLNNLVTIENWKEMREEIKKNIVSKKPIVAIGSGGNINKVFSMSKTKDGKPMSLAHLKKVHKEFNELSVEERMTKHSLREDRADVLVHALSIFNNVMAWSDINKIFVPKISVADGLIQNIYSQLQHKK